The following are encoded together in the Zingiber officinale cultivar Zhangliang chromosome 8A, Zo_v1.1, whole genome shotgun sequence genome:
- the LOC122011561 gene encoding beta-glucosidase 3-like, producing the protein MMNILGRMMDKSTADVASDGYHKYKEDVKLMAELGLDSYRFSISWSRLLPNGRGFVNPKGLQFYNNFIDELVKYGTGLVLLHHLNLQI; encoded by the exons ATGATGAATATTTTAGGACGAATGATGGACAAAAGTACAGCGGATGTAGCTTCAGATGGGTATCACAAATATAAG GAAGATGTCAAGCTGATGGCTGAATTGGGATTGGACTCCTACAGATTCTCCATCTCGTGGTCAAGACTTCTTCCGA ATGGAAGAGGATTTGTGAATCCTAAAGGTCTGCAGTTCTACAACAACTTCATCGATGAGCTAGTGAAATATG GGACTGGATTGGTCTTACTTCATCATTTGAATTTGCAAatttag